DNA from Algisphaera agarilytica:
CACCCGCAAGGCGGCAGGCGAGATCCTGGGACGCTTGGTGCGGACGCTGTGTGACGAGGCGGAGGCGGGCAGGGCGGCCGCGCCGCCACTTAAATCTTCGGAGCAGCTACTGGACGAGGTCACGCGCAACCTGCACCGCATGGGCGTCGCCACCATTGATGGTTTTTTCCATCGTCTGGGTAATGGCTTCCGTTTTGAGCTGGACCTGCCGATGGAGCCCCGGCTGATCGAGGAGGGCAGCCCCGAGGCGGCGGCGCTGCGGGGCGAAGCGATCGAGGCGGTGTTGGCCGAGGCGGCGGCGGACGACGTCGCGTTCGGGGCAATGCTCGGGTTGCTGCGTCGGCTGCACCACGACTCGGCGGCCCGAAGCGTGACACGGGCGATCGACGACATCGTGGTGAAACACGCCGAGGTCTTCCGCGAAGCGCCGTGGGAGGAAGCCTGGACCACGCTCAAGCCCGAGGGGTTGATGGATGGCCCCGCGATCGAGCGGACCCTGGAGCGGTGGCTCGCGTTGCAGGACTTGATGCCGACCACCAAAACCGGCAAGCCGCGCAGCCTGTGGGTCAAGAGCTGGGAGCGGGTGGCCCCGTTGGTGCGGGGGGAAGACTGGGACGGCCTGATCGCTTCGGGCCTGCTTGCCAAGGTCTTCGTGGGTGAAACCATGTTCGACCGCACCCCGATCGACGACGAATGGCTCGTGCTCAGCGAGTGCTGGTGCGCCCACGTCCGCGGCGTGCTGCTCGATCGCATCGCCCGGCAAACCGCGGCGACGCATGAACTCATGCGCCGGTTCTCTGTGGTCTACGAACAACTCCGGGCCCAGCGTGGCGTGATGCTCTACAGCGACATGGCCCATCGTCTTGCGGGTGGGCCGTTCGCGGGGCGGCAGGTCAGCGACGAGCAGGCGCTCGCCGAGATCTACTTCCGCCTAGACGCGGCGGTCACGCACCTCTTGCTCGACGAGTTCCAGGACACGAGCCTGGACCAGTGGAACGTGCTGTCGCCCTTCGTAGACGAGATCGGCGCGACCGGCGACGGGACGCGCAGCCTCTTCGTCGTCGGCGACACCAAGCAGGCGATCTACGGCTGGCGCGGCGGGTGCGTCGAGCTCTTCGACAGCGTCGAACACCACGCCCCGCTCATCGAGCGTGAATCGCTGGCGAAAAGCTATCGCTCGTCGCAGGTCGTGCTTGATGCGGTCAACCGGGTGTTCGATGACCTGGCGTCCTGCGCCACGCTGCAAAGCGAAAAGCACCCCGAAGACGCGGACGCCGCCGCGATGTGGTCGGCGGGGTTCGACACCCACGTTGCCGAACACACCGAACTTTCGGGTTACGTCAGCTTCGAGTCGTCGCCACCGAGCGAGGAGAACACGTCGAGCGATCCCGAGGGGGACGATTTGGACGACGGGTCGCTATCGCCTGATTCGCACGAAGCCTTCGTGGCCCAGCGCATCGGCGAATTGCACCGAAAGCTCAACGCCGGCTCGGGCCCGCGGCGGACCATCGGCGTCCTGACGCGCGGGAACAAGATGGTGCACCGACTGCTGTACGAGCTCCGCCGTGCGGGACTGCCCGCCAGCGGCGAGGGCGGCAACCCCATCGGCGACACGCCGGCCGTCGCAGCGGTGCTCTCAGCGGTACGTCTTAGCGATCACCCGGGCGACACCGTCGCGGCGTTCCACACGCTCAATTCGCCGATGGCGGAGGTGGTTGGCATGACGAGTCGGCGTGACGCCGAGCGTGTCGCACACCAAATGCGCGCCGCGGTGTTGCGCGACGGCTGGGCGGCGACGGTGGCGAACTGGGTTGCGGCGCTCGCGCCCTCGTGTGACGCGGCGGGGTTGGCGAAGCTGACCAAGCTCGCCGAGTTGACCGAGCGTTTCGAGTCGGCCAACGCGTCGTCTTCGCAGGCCCTGCGCGGCAGTGTTTTTGCCGACTACATCGAAGGCGCGAAGGTCGAGGAACCCAGCGGCTCGCCGATCCGCGTCATGACCATCCACCGCAGCAAGGGCCTGGAGTTCGACGCGGTGGTGCTGCCCGAACTCGACGGCCGATTCAACAACAACTTCGAGGTCCTGATCGACCGCCCCGACCCCACCGGCCCGGTCGAGGGTGTGTTCCGTGGCGTGAAAGAGGCCAATCGAACCATCGACCCCGCGCTCGTCCGCGCCTACACCCGCCAACGCGCCCGCCAACGGCAGGAAGACTTCTGCACGCTCTACGTCGCCATGACCCGGGCCAAACGCAGCCTGCACCTGATCGCCAAGTCCGGGCTCAAGGCCGACGGCAAACGCCGAAGCATCGGTCTCTGTTTCGCGGGCATCCTGCGGGACACGCTGGGCGATCCGGATGACGGGCCGATGTCCTGGGGCGACGCCGAGTGGATGGGACCCGCTTCGCCGCAAGTCGATCCGGTGGTTGAGCCTTACGAACCCGCTCAGACTCCGAAGGTGTTGTCTGCCCGCCTGTCTCACCAAGGGCCCGCCAAGCGGATGCGCATGACCGTCTCGCCCTCCCAGCTCCACGGCCGCGGCAAGGTGTCCGCTCGTGACCTGCTGGATTTTGATTCCCGACACGCTCGTCAGCACGGCACCGAAATCCACAACCTGCTCGAACGCATCGATTACCTCGACGGCCAATCGCCGCCGGACGAATCGTCCCCGGCGTTGCGTTCGATCTTTGCTCACGACGCGGTACGTCAAGCGTTTACCCGGCGGTTCGGCGACCACGAACAGCTCTGGGCGGAGCGTACGTTTGTCGTGCCCGATGGCCCGCGCCTGCTTAAGGGCACATTTGACCGTGTGGTCTTTGCCGTCGATGAGCAAGGCAACGCGACGGCCGCTCACCTCATCGACTTC
Protein-coding regions in this window:
- a CDS encoding UvrD-helicase domain-containing protein, which encodes MSADFKPMDDAQLLIRASAGAGKTYRLTQHYLNLLRHGAPVESILATTFTRKAAGEILGRLVRTLCDEAEAGRAAAPPLKSSEQLLDEVTRNLHRMGVATIDGFFHRLGNGFRFELDLPMEPRLIEEGSPEAAALRGEAIEAVLAEAAADDVAFGAMLGLLRRLHHDSAARSVTRAIDDIVVKHAEVFREAPWEEAWTTLKPEGLMDGPAIERTLERWLALQDLMPTTKTGKPRSLWVKSWERVAPLVRGEDWDGLIASGLLAKVFVGETMFDRTPIDDEWLVLSECWCAHVRGVLLDRIARQTAATHELMRRFSVVYEQLRAQRGVMLYSDMAHRLAGGPFAGRQVSDEQALAEIYFRLDAAVTHLLLDEFQDTSLDQWNVLSPFVDEIGATGDGTRSLFVVGDTKQAIYGWRGGCVELFDSVEHHAPLIERESLAKSYRSSQVVLDAVNRVFDDLASCATLQSEKHPEDADAAAMWSAGFDTHVAEHTELSGYVSFESSPPSEENTSSDPEGDDLDDGSLSPDSHEAFVAQRIGELHRKLNAGSGPRRTIGVLTRGNKMVHRLLYELRRAGLPASGEGGNPIGDTPAVAAVLSAVRLSDHPGDTVAAFHTLNSPMAEVVGMTSRRDAERVAHQMRAAVLRDGWAATVANWVAALAPSCDAAGLAKLTKLAELTERFESANASSSQALRGSVFADYIEGAKVEEPSGSPIRVMTIHRSKGLEFDAVVLPELDGRFNNNFEVLIDRPDPTGPVEGVFRGVKEANRTIDPALVRAYTRQRARQRQEDFCTLYVAMTRAKRSLHLIAKSGLKADGKRRSIGLCFAGILRDTLGDPDDGPMSWGDAEWMGPASPQVDPVVEPYEPAQTPKVLSARLSHQGPAKRMRMTVSPSQLHGRGKVSARDLLDFDSRHARQHGTEIHNLLERIDYLDGQSPPDESSPALRSIFAHDAVRQAFTRRFGDHEQLWAERTFVVPDGPRLLKGTFDRVVFAVDEQGNATAAHLIDFKTDRVAADSEALQQRVASYRPQLEAYRRALSVLLKLDAQAITAELLFTTPGVSVAL